In Gemmatimonadaceae bacterium, one genomic interval encodes:
- a CDS encoding DUF6600 domain-containing protein, with product MRYLASTFGALALAVTAAIPLHADPPARVARVSYIEGSVSLRPSSADDWTQASLNYPMTSGDNIWTDQSSRAELQVGSTAMQLGPQTALGVTDLDDTHFQLRVDQGEVEIHVRQLYDNDVLELDTPNETVSLSQPGDYRVDVSADGQTSIVTVRGGLASVATTTQSFTVQAEQSASITGTDNATYDLAAAPAYDDLDTWSQARDRSEDDAVSRQYVSTEMTGAEDLDAYGTWRSTPLYGEVWVPASVRAGWAPYRYGRWAFVQPWGWTWVDDAPWGFAPFHYGRWAYYSGQWVWVPGAIVARPVYAPALVAFVGGSHFAAAISFGGEGGVAWFPLAPGEAYVPSYRVSDRYVHDVNVTNVHVTNIKVRNINVTNIHYVNERVDGGVTAVPRRAFENAQPIARVATIVHPRDALAGTVISHTAPIAPTPASRLGRAPGDARLAVRPPATTFTRRVVTHTADPKVVARTPVPVVRPEPARAPVAVTRPTSPSNGNHELHAAPVKTVPAARAARPVIAQPARPTPVVAQPARPAPVADRPVQPEPAVSRPGIIALTPKQQSQADTRVRAEPATAIGTPARPELARPVATPVRSEPNRPTGTPARPELSRPVAPTPPREVAQPRITRAPARMTRPEPMTAGRVVAQPAVQHEAQPRVAQEPRQMQPRVMQQPNETQSHDVQPREHAPAPKQDRGKDMRHPSH from the coding sequence ATGCGCTACCTTGCGTCGACGTTCGGCGCGCTCGCTCTTGCCGTCACGGCCGCGATTCCGTTGCACGCGGATCCGCCGGCCCGCGTTGCGCGCGTGAGTTACATCGAAGGCTCCGTGTCGCTCCGCCCGTCATCGGCGGATGACTGGACACAGGCGTCTCTCAACTATCCCATGACATCGGGCGACAACATCTGGACGGACCAGAGCTCGCGCGCCGAGCTGCAAGTCGGCTCGACCGCCATGCAGCTCGGGCCGCAAACCGCGCTCGGCGTCACCGACCTGGACGACACCCACTTCCAGCTCCGCGTGGACCAGGGTGAAGTCGAAATCCACGTCCGCCAGCTGTACGACAACGACGTGCTGGAGCTGGACACGCCTAACGAGACGGTCTCGCTGTCGCAGCCCGGCGACTATCGGGTCGATGTCTCGGCCGACGGCCAGACGAGCATCGTGACGGTGCGCGGCGGCCTGGCGAGCGTCGCCACGACGACGCAGTCGTTCACCGTGCAGGCCGAACAGAGTGCATCGATCACCGGCACCGACAACGCCACGTACGATCTCGCGGCCGCGCCGGCGTACGATGATCTCGACACGTGGAGTCAGGCGCGCGATCGCAGCGAGGACGATGCGGTCTCGCGTCAGTACGTATCCACCGAAATGACCGGTGCCGAAGATCTCGACGCGTACGGCACGTGGCGCTCCACGCCGCTCTATGGCGAAGTGTGGGTCCCGGCCAGCGTTCGCGCGGGCTGGGCGCCCTATCGCTACGGCCGCTGGGCGTTCGTGCAGCCATGGGGCTGGACCTGGGTCGATGACGCCCCGTGGGGCTTCGCGCCTTTCCACTATGGTCGTTGGGCGTACTACAGCGGCCAGTGGGTCTGGGTGCCGGGTGCCATCGTCGCCCGCCCGGTCTATGCGCCTGCGTTAGTCGCGTTCGTCGGCGGCTCGCACTTCGCGGCCGCGATCAGCTTCGGCGGCGAAGGCGGCGTGGCGTGGTTCCCGCTCGCGCCGGGTGAGGCGTACGTGCCCTCGTACCGGGTGAGCGATCGCTACGTGCACGACGTGAACGTGACCAACGTGCACGTCACCAACATCAAGGTGCGCAATATCAACGTGACCAACATCCACTACGTCAACGAGCGCGTGGATGGCGGCGTCACCGCGGTCCCGCGCCGCGCGTTCGAGAACGCCCAGCCGATCGCGCGCGTGGCCACCATCGTGCACCCGCGGGACGCGCTCGCCGGCACGGTCATCTCGCATACGGCGCCCATCGCGCCCACGCCGGCCAGTCGGTTAGGCCGCGCGCCCGGCGATGCACGCCTCGCGGTCCGGCCGCCCGCCACCACGTTCACCCGCCGCGTCGTCACGCACACCGCGGATCCGAAGGTCGTCGCGCGCACACCAGTGCCCGTCGTGCGACCCGAGCCGGCGCGCGCCCCGGTCGCCGTCACGCGGCCCACGAGTCCGTCTAACGGAAACCACGAGCTGCACGCGGCGCCCGTGAAAACGGTGCCGGCCGCCCGCGCCGCAAGGCCGGTCATCGCGCAGCCCGCACGGCCAACGCCGGTGGTTGCGCAGCCGGCACGGCCCGCGCCGGTGGCGGACCGTCCGGTTCAGCCCGAACCCGCGGTCTCGCGCCCGGGCATCATCGCCCTGACGCCGAAGCAGCAGAGTCAGGCGGATACACGCGTCCGTGCCGAGCCGGCGACCGCGATCGGCACACCCGCGCGGCCGGAACTCGCTCGACCCGTGGCGACGCCAGTGCGGTCGGAACCCAACCGGCCAACGGGCACGCCCGCCCGGCCGGAACTGAGTCGACCGGTTGCACCGACTCCTCCGCGCGAGGTCGCGCAGCCTCGCATCACTCGGGCGCCCGCTCGGATGACACGGCCCGAGCCCATGACGGCAGGACGCGTGGTTGCGCAGCCCGCGGTGCAGCATGAAGCGCAGCCGCGTGTGGCGCAGGAGCCGCGCCAGATGCAGCCGCGTGTAATGCAGCAACCGAACGAAACGCAGTCGCACGACGTACAACCGCGCGAGCACGCGCCCGCGCCCAAACAAGATCGTGGCAAGGACATGCGGCACCCGTCGCACTGA
- the sthA gene encoding Si-specific NAD(P)(+) transhydrogenase: protein MTDTYDYDLVCIGSGPAGQRAAVQAAKLGRRAAVVERRGSLGGVCLDTGTIPSKTFREAVLWTVTSAARADGALDGQASRPTAEALLARVQDVVSREAAVIANQLRRNGVDVLRGEASFVDPHRVLVHAGETWRDITAANVLIAVGTIAAAAPGADADGATILTSDDICRLTRIPRSLAVVGAGVIGMEYASMFAALGVEVTVVDKRERPLEFLDSEIVDELIHQMRKRNVYFRGGEAVARLGTSDGPPARAVLELESGKRIVSDMVLFSVGRQGATASLGLEKAGLCADERGRIVVNAEFRTSVPHIFAAGDVIGYPSLAATSSEQGRLAACHALGVPARAMASHFPIGIYAIPEVSMVGAAEHELTTAKVPYEVGIARYSEIARGQILGDDSGFFKMLFHRETRRLLGVHIIGTGATELLHIGQAVLGLGGGLDYFLETVFNYPTLAECYKVAALNAANKLAT from the coding sequence GTGACCGACACATACGACTACGACTTGGTGTGCATCGGCAGTGGACCCGCGGGGCAGCGCGCCGCGGTCCAAGCTGCGAAACTCGGCCGGCGCGCGGCGGTGGTCGAGCGCCGCGGCTCGTTGGGCGGCGTCTGTCTGGACACCGGCACCATTCCGAGCAAGACGTTTCGCGAAGCCGTGCTGTGGACCGTGACCTCGGCGGCGCGAGCGGACGGCGCGCTCGACGGGCAGGCGTCACGCCCAACGGCAGAGGCGTTGCTCGCTCGTGTGCAGGACGTGGTGTCGCGCGAAGCGGCAGTGATCGCGAACCAGCTCCGGCGCAACGGCGTCGATGTGCTGCGCGGCGAGGCATCGTTCGTCGACCCGCACCGCGTGCTCGTTCACGCCGGTGAGACCTGGCGCGACATCACCGCGGCGAACGTGTTGATCGCGGTGGGCACGATCGCGGCTGCCGCGCCGGGCGCCGACGCCGATGGCGCGACGATACTGACCAGCGACGACATCTGCCGCCTGACGCGGATTCCGCGGTCGCTGGCGGTGGTCGGCGCGGGCGTCATCGGGATGGAATACGCGTCGATGTTCGCCGCGTTAGGCGTCGAGGTGACCGTCGTCGACAAGCGCGAGCGGCCGCTCGAATTCCTCGACAGCGAAATCGTGGACGAGCTGATCCACCAGATGCGGAAGCGCAACGTCTACTTCCGCGGCGGCGAAGCCGTGGCGCGGCTCGGCACCAGCGACGGGCCCCCGGCGCGCGCCGTGCTCGAGCTCGAGTCGGGCAAGCGCATCGTGAGCGACATGGTGCTGTTTTCCGTTGGACGCCAGGGCGCGACCGCGTCGCTCGGCCTGGAGAAGGCGGGACTCTGCGCCGACGAGCGCGGCCGCATCGTCGTGAACGCGGAGTTTCGCACGTCGGTGCCGCACATCTTCGCCGCCGGCGACGTGATCGGCTATCCGAGCCTCGCCGCGACGTCGAGCGAGCAGGGACGGCTGGCCGCGTGCCACGCGTTAGGCGTGCCGGCGCGCGCCATGGCATCGCACTTCCCCATCGGGATCTACGCCATTCCCGAGGTGTCGATGGTCGGCGCCGCCGAGCACGAGCTCACCACGGCGAAAGTGCCGTACGAAGTGGGCATCGCCCGCTACAGCGAAATCGCGCGCGGCCAGATCCTCGGCGACGACAGCGGCTTCTTCAAGATGCTGTTCCACCGCGAGACCCGGCGCCTGTTAGGCGTGCACATCATCGGCACCGGCGCCACCGAGCTGCTCCATATCGGCCAGGCGGTGTTGGGCTTGGGGGGCGGCCTCGACTACTTCCTCGAGACCGTGTTCAACTACCCCACGCTGGCCGAGTGCTACAAGGTGGCCGCGCTCAACGCCGCCAACAAGCTCGCCACCTGA
- a CDS encoding glycosyltransferase family 4 protein produces the protein MTAETAEPRRLTILELDTERGWRGGERQLLWHAHVLSRLGHRALIAARPGESLAQRAQTLGIPVIPVAPVMELDPRAAWTLRRVIRREHVDIVHSHTAHGVALGALSCVGTNAKLVITRHSDFRPRSNAGSRWKYGRVDALLAISSAARNAMVASGMSPASITIVRGGSDQSTPIAPAPESTLQSLGATPGSPLVVQVSQLVQHKDPLTFVGAIDTARVQVPNLRAILVGDGPLRPSVERAVAQRGLGEHLRVAGYRTDADALLAAANVVTLSSEEDALPSVLFDALFCGKPICATSAGGVPEIIEHGVSGLLSPVGDAPALGASIASVLTDPSLARALAVGARARASEFSIERSVGRTIAVYERLLGAPIVGAIHDT, from the coding sequence GTGACAGCGGAGACCGCAGAGCCGCGCCGCCTCACGATCCTTGAGCTCGATACCGAGCGCGGCTGGCGGGGCGGCGAGCGTCAGCTGCTCTGGCATGCGCATGTCCTTTCGCGCCTCGGACACCGCGCGCTCATTGCGGCACGTCCCGGCGAGTCGCTCGCCCAACGGGCGCAGACGCTCGGCATCCCCGTCATCCCAGTCGCGCCAGTCATGGAGCTCGACCCGCGGGCCGCGTGGACCCTGCGGCGAGTGATTCGACGCGAACATGTAGACATCGTGCACTCGCACACCGCGCACGGTGTGGCGTTGGGCGCGCTCTCGTGCGTCGGCACCAACGCCAAGCTCGTGATTACCCGCCACTCGGATTTCCGCCCGCGCTCGAATGCAGGCTCCCGGTGGAAATACGGGCGCGTCGATGCCCTGCTCGCCATTTCGAGCGCCGCCAGGAACGCCATGGTCGCAAGCGGAATGTCGCCTGCATCGATCACCATCGTGCGCGGCGGGTCCGACCAATCGACGCCAATCGCGCCCGCACCCGAGTCGACCCTGCAATCGCTCGGCGCGACGCCCGGTTCGCCACTCGTCGTCCAGGTGTCACAGCTGGTTCAGCACAAGGACCCGCTGACCTTTGTCGGAGCCATCGACACGGCGCGGGTACAGGTCCCGAACCTGCGCGCCATTCTCGTGGGAGACGGGCCCCTGCGCCCCAGCGTCGAGCGCGCGGTCGCCCAACGCGGCCTGGGCGAGCACCTTCGCGTGGCCGGGTACCGTACGGATGCCGACGCGCTTCTCGCCGCCGCCAACGTCGTGACGCTGAGCTCCGAGGAGGACGCGCTGCCGAGCGTTCTGTTCGACGCGCTGTTTTGTGGAAAACCCATCTGCGCCACGAGTGCGGGCGGAGTACCCGAAATCATTGAGCACGGGGTGTCCGGACTTCTGTCACCCGTCGGCGACGCGCCGGCGTTGGGCGCCTCGATTGCCAGTGTGCTAACGGATCCGAGTCTCGCAAGGGCGCTTGCCGTGGGGGCTCGCGCCCGAGCAAGCGAGTTCTCGATCGAGCGAAGCGTTGGGCGCACGATCGCGGTGTACGAGCGCCTTCTGGGAGCTCCGATCGTCGGCGCCATACATGACACTTAA
- a CDS encoding glycosyltransferase family 4 protein: protein MTDTASPAATLGANRRPLTVMYVDLNTQWRGGQRQILWMAEGLRRHGGRPLLALRPHAILAQRARAAGLEIVPIDPLIAEWGPMTVMRLRRTVAAEGVDILHPQCGHSMALSALAALGTRTRVVFARRVTSPLRRGAATRLKYGRADHFIAVCRAAVPALLEAGIDAGHVDVVYSGVDLTRSIEPASRTTLAELGVPNGPLVVMVGALTQMKDPLTFVRAVDVARRSVPTMHALLVGDGPLRPHVEALIRELDLEHTLRLAGFRSDADALMCAGQVVVLSSDASAEGIGGVVIDAISFGRPVAATAAGGVPEVIENERTGLLVPVGDAQALGHAIVRLLTEPELAARLVAAGLERSRDFSIDNTVNGTIAVYKKLLETNA from the coding sequence GTGACCGATACCGCTTCTCCGGCAGCCACGCTCGGCGCCAATCGCCGACCGCTCACCGTCATGTACGTCGATCTCAACACGCAGTGGCGTGGCGGACAGCGCCAGATCCTCTGGATGGCCGAAGGATTGCGGCGGCACGGAGGTCGCCCGCTGCTCGCGCTTCGACCGCACGCCATCCTCGCCCAACGCGCGCGCGCCGCGGGTCTCGAGATCGTGCCGATCGATCCGCTCATCGCCGAGTGGGGACCGATGACCGTGATGCGCCTCAGGCGCACCGTGGCCGCGGAGGGCGTGGACATTCTGCATCCGCAATGCGGCCACAGCATGGCGCTGTCGGCCTTGGCTGCGTTGGGCACGCGGACCCGCGTCGTTTTTGCCCGGCGCGTCACGTCTCCGCTCCGGCGCGGTGCCGCCACTCGACTCAAGTATGGACGTGCCGACCACTTCATCGCCGTCTGCCGCGCCGCGGTGCCGGCCCTGCTCGAGGCCGGCATCGACGCCGGCCACGTCGATGTGGTGTACAGCGGCGTGGATCTCACGCGCTCGATCGAGCCCGCGAGCCGCACCACGCTGGCCGAGCTCGGCGTGCCTAACGGACCGCTGGTGGTGATGGTCGGCGCCCTCACGCAGATGAAGGACCCGCTCACGTTCGTGCGCGCGGTGGACGTCGCGCGGCGCTCCGTCCCGACCATGCACGCCCTGCTCGTGGGCGACGGTCCGCTCCGGCCGCACGTCGAAGCGCTCATCCGCGAGTTGGACCTCGAGCACACGCTGCGCCTCGCGGGCTTCCGCTCGGATGCCGATGCGCTCATGTGCGCCGGCCAGGTGGTCGTGCTCAGCTCCGATGCGAGCGCCGAAGGCATCGGCGGTGTCGTGATCGACGCCATTTCATTCGGGCGTCCGGTCGCCGCAACCGCCGCCGGCGGCGTGCCGGAAGTGATCGAGAACGAACGCACCGGCTTGCTCGTACCGGTGGGCGATGCACAGGCGCTTGGCCACGCCATCGTGCGCCTTCTCACCGAGCCCGAGCTCGCGGCGCGCCTCGTCGCGGCGGGACTCGAACGATCGCGCGACTTCTCGATCGACAACACAGTGAACGGCACGATAGCGGTCTACAAGAAGCTGCTCGAGACAAACGCGTGA
- a CDS encoding DUF2231 domain-containing protein → MPDIGSLHPQVVHFVIALLIIGVLARILTLFPLGPRWSFLNGMAVVLILLGTGASVVAVQSGLDAHEKVESIPGVRQAVNVHQDYGEDTRDIFLVVSAIEIVMLFLLTRKPGLTTGLRALSAAVGIVGGVYLYEAGDHGGDLVYEYGGGVGVRSGDTADVRRVLVAGLYDNLQVARRTGNREQAARLTDQLQSMLPNDTSVRMLHVQSLVRDRSDARGALAALDSITVPPANLRLRYQKALLRAEAFDSAGMRDSARAVLTQLKKDVPQAAARADAMLRQMQ, encoded by the coding sequence GTGCCTGACATCGGCAGTCTTCATCCCCAGGTCGTCCATTTCGTCATCGCACTCCTCATCATCGGCGTGCTGGCGCGCATCCTAACGCTTTTTCCGCTCGGCCCGCGCTGGTCGTTTCTCAACGGCATGGCCGTGGTGTTGATTTTGTTAGGCACTGGCGCGAGCGTCGTCGCCGTGCAGAGCGGGCTCGACGCGCACGAAAAGGTCGAATCGATACCCGGCGTTCGCCAGGCGGTGAACGTACACCAGGACTATGGCGAGGACACGCGCGACATCTTCCTCGTCGTGTCGGCGATTGAAATCGTGATGCTGTTTCTCCTCACGCGCAAACCCGGCCTGACCACGGGGCTGCGGGCGTTGTCGGCGGCGGTCGGCATCGTCGGTGGCGTTTACTTGTACGAAGCGGGCGATCACGGCGGCGATCTCGTCTACGAGTATGGCGGCGGCGTCGGCGTGCGCAGCGGCGACACCGCCGATGTGCGACGAGTGTTGGTGGCGGGCCTCTACGACAATCTCCAGGTTGCGCGTCGAACGGGGAACCGCGAGCAAGCAGCGCGGCTGACGGACCAGTTGCAGAGCATGCTGCCCAACGACACATCGGTGCGCATGCTGCACGTCCAGTCCCTGGTTCGCGACCGCAGCGACGCGCGGGGCGCACTGGCAGCGCTCGACTCGATCACCGTGCCGCCGGCCAATCTGCGCCTCCGCTACCAAAAAGCGCTGCTCCGGGCCGAGGCGTTCGACTCGGCGGGGATGCGGGACTCGGCGCGCGCCGTGCTCACGCAGCTCAAGAAGGACGTCCCGCAGGCCGCCGCCCGCGCCGATGCGATGCTCCGCCAGATGCAGTGA
- a CDS encoding DoxX family protein produces MDRGRSARSVTWILSIVLAIVFLATGIAKLTGASTFYIQAATMTGFPAWIRIVVGLVEIGGAIALLIPRAAVFGAVTLAILMFPAAATQHMSGQGGFWVPVIVFILLYCVVWLRSPELIHTVAGYFERPHAVLRDGVIAGLIGATAVAVWFFIVDVIAGHPLFTPDTLGHALFSVTGPVAMHERGAFIAAYTVFHYAAFIVAGIIAASVVDMAGEEPSVVLLAVLIFVAFEIGFYAFVAILQHSTPLGALAWYQVLIGNIIAAVAMCWYLWRARPVLREQFAHALDT; encoded by the coding sequence ATGGATCGAGGACGGTCGGCACGTTCCGTCACGTGGATCCTGAGCATCGTGCTCGCGATCGTGTTTTTGGCGACAGGCATCGCGAAACTCACCGGGGCTTCCACGTTCTACATCCAGGCCGCCACGATGACCGGCTTCCCGGCGTGGATCCGCATCGTCGTTGGGCTGGTGGAAATTGGCGGAGCGATTGCGCTGCTCATCCCGCGCGCGGCTGTGTTCGGCGCCGTGACCCTCGCCATCCTCATGTTCCCGGCCGCCGCGACGCAGCACATGAGTGGACAGGGCGGGTTCTGGGTTCCCGTCATCGTGTTCATTCTGCTCTACTGCGTGGTGTGGCTGCGCAGTCCGGAGCTCATTCACACGGTGGCCGGGTACTTCGAGCGCCCGCACGCGGTGCTCCGCGACGGCGTCATCGCGGGGCTGATCGGCGCTACCGCGGTCGCGGTGTGGTTTTTCATCGTCGATGTCATCGCCGGACACCCGTTGTTCACGCCCGACACGCTCGGCCACGCGTTGTTCAGCGTGACCGGTCCGGTCGCGATGCACGAGCGCGGCGCGTTCATCGCGGCGTACACGGTGTTCCATTACGCTGCGTTCATCGTCGCCGGCATCATCGCCGCCAGTGTGGTGGACATGGCCGGCGAGGAGCCGTCGGTGGTGCTGCTCGCCGTCCTGATTTTCGTGGCGTTCGAGATCGGCTTCTATGCGTTCGTCGCGATTCTCCAGCACTCGACGCCGTTAGGCGCCCTGGCGTGGTACCAGGTGTTGATCGGCAACATCATCGCGGCCGTCGCCATGTGCTGGTATCTCTGGCGCGCGCGGCCCGTGCTCAGGGAGCAGTTCGCGCACGCGCTGGACACCTGA
- a CDS encoding M1 family metallopeptidase, with product MHTPTLNPPHTRAHLVCALAAVALCVAAVPAASQQSTESVDRPGVADTSIFAALRLPAPNEFRLADGEPGPRYWQNRADYDIRATLDTTTQTLTGELTLHYTNNSPVSLDHIWMQVEQDAFTDSSLNAYVFPQQSRFGARGFEGGDRIDRFDEVMSDRASKSPRRVKLATRNWDTMLYVELAAPLAPGKSATFDVAWHFRVPEHGADRMGREGSLYEIAQWYPRVAVFDDVRGWNTDPYEGQGEFYLEYGDFTYAVTVPAGYIVGGTGVLDNPRDVLTQTEMARLAQASKSATPIHIVTQEELQNHSARPRTTGNLTWKFSAKNVRDVAWAASPDYMWDASSWNGIMAYSYYRPSAIDPWSDAADQARMSIMEYSERWYPYPWPQITVVEGPVSGMEYPMLAMEAKSNDKYDLYNVITHEIGHDWFPMLVGSNERIHFWQDEGFNTFINTFSEARRYPEKGDQMQRAADQRNEIEETQQRDIDVPIEMPADRMDPDKLGFTEYDKTSVGLQLLRQEIIGPAAFDAGFKEYIRRWAYKHPTPADFYRTMDDVSGQRLDWFWREWFVEDDHFDQDVDTVLTRTRGDSTIVLVGYGNKSRGVLPLLVRFTMSDGSKVNYKYPADVWSMNSVLYVRRYDFVGKTVSKIEIDPDHLVIDDDRSNNVWTASAPPVATPKP from the coding sequence ATGCACACGCCGACACTCAATCCACCGCACACGCGCGCTCACCTCGTGTGCGCCCTCGCTGCTGTCGCGCTCTGTGTCGCGGCAGTGCCGGCGGCTTCGCAACAATCGACCGAGTCGGTGGACCGGCCGGGCGTGGCCGACACGTCCATTTTCGCGGCCCTGCGTCTGCCCGCGCCTAACGAGTTCCGCCTGGCCGATGGCGAGCCCGGACCGCGCTACTGGCAGAATCGCGCCGACTACGACATCCGCGCGACCCTCGATACCACCACGCAAACGCTGACGGGCGAGCTCACGCTCCACTACACCAACAACTCGCCGGTCTCGCTCGACCACATCTGGATGCAGGTCGAGCAGGATGCGTTCACCGACAGCTCGCTCAACGCCTACGTGTTCCCACAGCAATCCCGGTTCGGAGCGCGCGGATTCGAGGGCGGCGACCGCATCGATCGCTTCGACGAAGTGATGAGCGATCGCGCGTCGAAGTCGCCACGCCGCGTCAAGCTCGCCACACGCAATTGGGACACGATGCTGTACGTCGAGCTCGCCGCACCGCTGGCGCCGGGCAAGTCGGCCACGTTCGATGTCGCTTGGCACTTTCGCGTTCCGGAGCACGGCGCCGATCGCATGGGACGCGAGGGCTCGCTCTACGAGATCGCGCAGTGGTACCCGCGCGTCGCCGTCTTCGACGATGTGCGCGGCTGGAATACCGACCCGTACGAAGGGCAGGGCGAGTTCTACCTCGAGTACGGCGACTTCACCTACGCCGTCACCGTGCCGGCCGGATACATCGTCGGCGGCACCGGCGTGCTGGACAACCCGCGCGATGTCCTAACGCAAACAGAAATGGCGCGGCTCGCACAAGCGTCCAAGTCGGCGACGCCGATCCACATCGTCACGCAAGAAGAGTTGCAGAACCACTCGGCGCGGCCGCGCACCACAGGGAACCTCACCTGGAAGTTCAGCGCCAAGAATGTGCGCGACGTGGCCTGGGCCGCGTCGCCCGACTACATGTGGGACGCGTCGAGCTGGAATGGCATCATGGCCTACTCGTATTACCGGCCGAGCGCGATCGATCCGTGGAGTGACGCGGCGGATCAGGCGCGCATGTCGATCATGGAGTACTCGGAACGGTGGTACCCGTATCCATGGCCGCAGATCACCGTCGTCGAAGGTCCGGTGAGCGGAATGGAATACCCCATGCTCGCCATGGAAGCAAAGAGCAACGACAAGTACGACCTGTACAACGTCATCACGCACGAGATCGGGCACGACTGGTTCCCGATGCTCGTGGGCAGCAACGAGCGCATCCACTTCTGGCAGGACGAAGGCTTCAACACCTTCATCAACACGTTCTCGGAGGCGCGTCGCTATCCGGAAAAGGGCGACCAGATGCAGCGCGCCGCCGACCAACGGAATGAAATCGAAGAGACGCAGCAACGGGACATCGACGTGCCGATCGAGATGCCTGCCGATCGCATGGACCCCGACAAGCTCGGCTTCACCGAGTACGACAAGACGTCCGTTGGCCTCCAGCTCCTGCGCCAGGAGATCATTGGGCCGGCCGCCTTCGATGCGGGGTTCAAGGAATACATCCGCCGTTGGGCATACAAGCACCCCACACCCGCGGACTTTTACCGCACGATGGACGATGTGTCGGGCCAGCGGCTCGACTGGTTCTGGCGCGAATGGTTCGTCGAAGACGACCACTTCGACCAGGACGTCGACACCGTGCTCACGCGGACGCGCGGCGATTCGACGATCGTCCTCGTAGGCTACGGCAACAAGTCGCGCGGCGTTTTGCCGCTGCTCGTGCGGTTCACGATGTCCGACGGATCCAAGGTGAACTACAAGTATCCCGCCGACGTGTGGAGCATGAATTCGGTGCTGTACGTGCGGCGATACGACTTCGTCGGAAAGACGGTGAGCAAGATCGAAATCGATCCCGATCATCTGGTCATCGATGACGACCGCTCGAACAACGTCTGGACGGCGAGCGCGCCGCCCGTGGCGACGCCTAAACCGTAG